Within the Luteimonas sp. JM171 genome, the region GGGCTGCATCGTCGACAGCTGCCGCCAATGCGAGGAGTGCGCCGACGGCCTGGAGAACTACTGCAACGGCATGGTTGGCACCTACAACGGCGCGACCGATGACGAGCCCGGCCACACCCTGGGCGGCTACGCCGAGGCGATCGTGGTCGACCAGCGCTACGTGCTGCGCATCCGCCATCCGGAAGACCAGCTTGCCGCGGCGGCACCGCTGCTGTGCGCCGGCATCACCACCTGGTCGCCGCTGCGGCACTGGAAGGTGGGGCCGGGCAAGCGCGTCGGCGTGGTCGGCATCGGCGGGCTGGGCCACATGGGCATCAAGCTGGCGCACGCACTGGGCGCTCACGTGGTGGCTTTCACCACCTCCGAGGGCAAGCGCGACGAAGCCCGCAAGCTGGGCGCGCACGAGGCCGTGGTCTCGCGCAACGACGAGGAAATGGCCGCGCACCGCAACAGCCTGGATTTCATCCTCAATACCGTGGCCGCGCCGCATGACCTGGACGCCTACATCAGCCTGCTCCGCCGCGACGGCACCATGGCGCTGGTCGGCGCCCCGGCCACTCCGCACCCCTCGCCGCAGGTGTTCAACCTGATCATGAAGCGCCGCAGCCTCGCCGGCTCCCTGATCGGCGGCATCCCCGAGACCCAGGAGATGCTGGATTTCTGCGCCGAGCATGGGATCGTGGCGGACATCGAGATGATCCGCGCCGAGCAGATCAACGAGGCCTACGACCGCATGCTCAAGGGCGACGTGCGCTACCGTTTCGTGATCGACAACGCGAGCCTGGCAGGCTGACGGCTGCCGCCACCGCGGCGGCCCGTACCTGAAGAAGTTGGGCGGGCGATGACCTGGATCCTGATCGCCGTGGCCGCGCTGATGTTCGGCCTCTACAACGTCTTCATCAAGCTCTCGTCCGACCACATCCACGCGGTGCTGGGGGCGGTGGTGCTGCAGTTCGTGGCGGCGTTCATGGGCCTGGCGTGGCTGCTGTACCTGATGGCCACGCAGTCGACGAGCCCCAACTTCACCGGCCGCGGGATCACCATCGCGGCGCTCGCGGGCGTCGCGATCGGGCTGGTGGAGATCCTGACCTTCGTGGTCTACGGCCGCGGCCTGCCGGTGGCGGTGGGCAACCCACTGATCATCGGCGGCTCGCTGCTGGTGACCACGGGCGTTGGCGTGCTGCTGCTGCGCGAGGCGCTCAGCCCGCTGCAGCTGGGCGCCATCGGCCTGATCGCGCTGGGGATCGGGGTGTTCGCGTGGGACGCCGCGCGTACGGCTTGAACGGCACGACTGGGAGACCTTCGCATGCGCATCTGGTCACTGCATCCGCGCTACCTGGACCCGGCCGGGCTGGTCGCGCTTTGGCGGGAAACCCTGCTGGCCAAGGCGGTGCTGCGCGGCGCGACCAAAGGCTACCGCCAGCACCCGCAGCTGGAGCGGTTCAAAGCCTGCCCTCGGCCGGTCGAGGCGATCGACGCGTACCTGGCCGAAGTCCACCTCGAAGCAACCGGTCGCGGCTACCGCTTCGACGCCTCAAAGGTCGGTCCGGTCGCAGCGGTCGAACCGATCGTCGTGACCGAGGGCCAGCTTTCGCTTGAATGGCGGCACCTGCTGACCAAGCTCTCCGCGCGCAGTCCCGCGCTGTTCGAACGCTGGTCCGGCATCGACCGCCCGGATTGCCATCCATTGTTCCGGCGGGTGCCCGGCCCGGTGGCGCCGTGGGAGCGGGCGGCTGACGTCCCGTCTGGCGGCGCACGGTCAGCAGATTAGCGTGCGGGTCGTGCCTTCCGGCCGCTCTGCGGCAGCGTTTCAATCACGCTTGGGCATCAGCGCATCGTCCTTGGCCCTGGCCCGCCGGTAGGCCTCGCGCCCGCGCAGCCGCTGTGCCCAGGCGTTGAACGCCGGCCGGTCCGGGATCGACTTGAAGCCCAGACCGAAATCCACCTGGCTGCCGACGTACACGTCGGCCGCACTGAAGCGCTCGCCCAGCAGCCATGGCGAGGCCGATGCGGCGGCCTGTTCCAATACATCCATCGCCTGGTCATAGCTGCCGTATCCGACCATCCCCGCCTTGTCCGCCGGCGGCAGCTGGCCCAGGGAATTCGCGGTAATCGCGGCCTCCACCGGGCCGGCGCCGAAGAACAGCCAGCGGAAATATGGACCGCGCAGTGGATCGTCCAGCGCCGGGGCCAGGCCGGCCTCCGGGAACGCATCGGCAAGGTAGGCGCAGATCGCCGCAACCTCGGTCACAACTACGCCGCGGTGCTCGATCGCCGGCACCTTGCCCATCGGATTGATGGCGAGGTATTCCGGCGACTTCATGTCCTTGCCGTATTCGTGGACCTGCGTGCGGTATTCCACGCCCAGCTCCTCGAGCATCCAGCGCACGATGCGGCCGCGGGACATGGGATTGGTGTGGAAGACGAGTTCGCTGCCGGCCATCGCACTGCTCCTGTGCATGTATCTGTGCCGGCCACGATACGCCCCGTCGGCCGCGCGTTGAACCCGGCCGGCATGCACGCCGCGGCGGCTTTGCGAAGCCGCGCCCGGCGGGGCTCAGCCGGCGGGCCGGGCCGCGGCTTGGCGGAACAGGCGCTTCTTCCGCCACCCGCCCCAGCGGTAATACCCGAATGAAAACAGGCTGCTGAGCAGGAAGCTGATGCCGATGCCCAGGGCAATGCCGGGCTCGCCGTGCATGTTCGCCAGCCAGTGCGCCAGCGGCACCCGCAGCACCCACAGCGAGATGATGTTGAGCACCAGCACCTGCATCATCGCCCCGGAGCTGCGCACCACGCCGTTGAAGATGAAGTTGAGGCCGATGAACGGATAGAACAGCGCGATCGTGCGCAGGTAGGAGGCGCCGAACGCCAGGCTTTCCGGCTCGCGCACGAACATCGCCACCAGCGGCCCGGCCCAAAGCAGCAGCACGCCCGAGATGGCGGCCATGATGCCGACGTTCCAGGCCACCCCGGCGCGGGTCACCTGCGTCACCCGGTCCCAGCGCCCGGCGCCGATGTTCTGCGCAGCCATCGCGTTGACGGCCACCCCCAGCGCCACCGCCGGCAGCAGCACGATGCTGTCCAGCCGCTGCGCGGCGCCAAATCCGGCCACCACCGGGCCGCCGAACGAGTTCACCAGCGACAGGATCACCGCGGTGCCGGCATAGATGACCACCATCTGCACGCCGGACGGGATCCCGAGCTCGAGGATGGTGCGGAACTCGGCCAGCCCCGGCACCCGCGGCCGGAACGGATAGTCCGCCGGTCGCCGCGCCAGGTACACCAGGCTGTAGACGAACGCCGCGCCCTGGGCCAGCACCATGGCCCAGGCGGCGCCGGCCACGCCGATGCCCAAGGCTTCGATGAGCAGCGGTGCCAACACCCCCGCCAGCACCGTGGCAAGCACCACGAAGTACAGCGGCGTGCGGCTGTTGCCGAACGCGCGCAGCAGGGTGCCGATGAAGTTGTAGCCGACCAGGAACACCGTGCCGGCGAAGCTGATGCGCAGGAACGCCCGGGCCTGGTCCACCACCTCGGGCGGGGTATCCAGCAGCGCCAGCAGCCATCCGGAGGCGAACCAGCCGCCAACGCCGACCACGGCCGACAGCCCCAGCAGCAGGATGGCGAACGCGCCCAGGTAGGCGTCGGTGCGCGAAGCATCACCCGACCCGCGCAGCTGGGCAAAGATGGTCAGGGTGGCGTTGTTGAGCCCCAGCACGAAGGCCAGCACCAGCATCAGCACCGCGTGGGCCACGGTCACCGCCGCCAGCGCCCGGCTGCCAAGCAGGTTGCCCACCCACAGCACGTTGACCAGCTGCATCGAACCCTGCAGCAGGTTGGCAACAAGGATCGGGAGCGCAAACACGATCAGCTTGCGCGGGATCGATCCCTGGGTGAAATCGTCGCTCAAGGCCGCAGGCTGCTCGCCCGGCGCCGGTCGGGTGCGGGTGGGTATGTCATCGGGCTCCGTTGGAAGACGGGCGGGCCGGCGGCCTCGCCCGGAGGCGCCGGCAACTGCGGCGCAGGCTCCCCATATGGGGCCGCCCGCGGGCTTTTTCAAATCCGGGGTCGCACACCGCCGGACGGCGCCGCAGCCCCGGGGCACGCTTTCTCAGCCCGTGTTCTGCACCCCGGCCGCAATGCCGTTGACGGTGGCGAACAGGGCCCGCAGCAGCTCATCGTCGCGGCTGCCTTCCGCGCGCCAGCGGCGCAGCAGCTCCACCTGCAGCAGGCTGATCGGATCGACGTACGGATTGCGCAGGCGGATCGACATGCGCAGGCGATAGTCGTTGGCGAGCAGTTCGTCCTCGCGCTTGATGGCCAGTATGGTGTCGCGGGTGCGCTTGAACTCCTCCGCGATGCCCGGGAAGAACGCCTCGTGCGCGTCGCCGGCCAGGCGCGAGTAGCGCTCGAAGATGTCCAGGTCCGACTTGGCCAGCAGCATTTCCACGTCGTCCAGCAGGGCGGAGAAGAACGGCCAGTCGCGGGCCATTTCCGCCATCGCGTCCAGTCCGTGTTCCTCGATGCCCTGCTCCAGCGCGGTGCCCACCCCGTACCAGCCGGTCAGGCCGGAGCGGTTCTGCGACCACGAAAACACCCACGGGATCGCGCGCAGGTTGGCGATGCCGCCGTCGCGCCGCCGCGAGGGTCGCGAACTGATCTGCAGCCGCTCGATCACGTCCACCGGGGTGGCGGCGCGGAAGTAGGCGTCAAAGCCCGGGTCCTCGTGCACCAGCGCGCGGTACGCCCGTCGCGAATGCGCGGCCAGGCCGGTGGCGATGTCGCGCCACGCGCGCGCCCGCGGCTCCTCCGGCCGCGGCCGCAGGCTGGCGCGCAGCACCGCGCCGGTCATCTGCTCCAGGTTGCGCAGGGCCAGCGCGCGGATGCCGTACTTGCGATGGATCACCTCGCCCTGCTCGGTGACCCGCAGCCGGCCGTCCACGGTGCCGCGCGGCGCGGCGATGATCGCGCGTTCCGTCTTGCCGCCGCCGCGGCTGATCGATCCGCCGCGGCCGTGGAAGAACACCACCCGCACGCCCGCTTCTGTAGCCAGCCGCATCAGGTCAACCTGCGCCCGCTGCAGCGCCCAGCGCGAGGCCAGCAGGCCGCTGTCCTTGGCGCTGTCGGAGTACCCCAGCATCACCACCTGCCGGTCGCCGCGCGCGCGCAGGTGGCGCCGATACACCGGATCCTCGAACAGCGAGCGCATGACGCCGGCGGCCGCATCGAGGTCGTCCACGGTCTCGAACAGCGGCGCCACGTCCAGCGGCACCTCGCCATCACCCTCGCCCTCTGTGCAGCCGGCGATGCGGGCCAGCGCCAGGACCGCCAGCGCGTCGGCGGCGCTGCGGCTCATGCTCACGATGTACGGACCGAAGGCGTCCTCGCCATAGCGCGCCCGCGCGGACTTGACGGTGCGGAACACCGCCAGCGAAGCCGCCGCAGCGTCCGCATCCGGCACCTTCGGCCGCGGCGATCCGATCAGCGCATGCAGCTGGGCCAGGCGCTCCTCGAGCGGCTTGTCGCCCCACGCGTCCTCGCCCAGCAACGCCCCGATCGCGATGTCATGCGCGGCCGAATCCTGGCGCAGGTCCAGCGCCGCCATGTGGAAGCCGAAGCTGCGCGCGCGCCGCAGCACCCGCTGCAGCGCCTGGCCGCCGGCGTGCTCGCCGCGGTTGGCGGCCAGGCTGGCCTCGATCAATTCCAGGTCGCCGATGAACTCATCGGCCGTGGCATAGGCATGCTGGCCGTCCGGCTGCAGCCGCGCCGCCATCAGCGCAAGCAGCTGCTTGTAGGGCATGTCCTCGCGGCGCGCGGGCAGCTCCGCCGCGGCTTCAGGCATGGCCTCGCGATAGGCCGCCAGGCGCTCCTCCACGTCGCCGCTGATCCCGGCGCGGTCGCGGGTCTGGGTCAGCACCCGGCCCAATGCGCGCAGCTCGTCGCGGTATTGGGCCAGTACCTGCTCGCGCTGGGCCGCAAGGGCCGCGTCGATGGTCTCCGCGCCCACGTTGGGATTGCCGTCCATGTCGCCGCCCACCCAGGTGCCGAAGCGCAGCACGTTGGGAAGCCTGATGCGCTCGCCCCAGGCGGCTTCCACCGCGTCGCCAAACACGCGATAGAACGCCGGCAGCACCCGGAACAGCACGCCCAGGTAATGGCCGATGTGGTCAACCTCGTCTGTCACGGTGGGCCGGCGCGGAGGCGCTTCCGAGGTCTGCCAGGTGGTCGCCAGCGCCTGGCGGATGCGCGATTCGTCGCTGCGCCGCTCATCGGGCGTGCGGCAGCGGTCGATGTCCGCCACCAGCCGCTCCACGATCACCTGTTCCTTGGCCAGCAGCACCCGCCGCACCGCCTCAGTGGGGTGTGCGGTGAACACCGGCTCCACCCACAGCCGCGGCAGCAGCGCCTGCAGCTCATCCAGCGTCACGCCGTCGGCGTGCAGTTCCGCCAGCACCGCCTCCAGCCCGCCCGGCTGCGGGCCGTCATCGCTGCGCTGGTGGTCGCGCCGGCGGCGGATGCGGTGCACCCGCTCGGCCAGGTTGATGGCGCCGAACCAGGCCGAGAATGCCCGCACCAGCGCATCGGCATTGGCCGGCGACACCCGCGCCAGCTCAGCGGCCAGGGCATCCACCGGCTCGTCGTCCTCGCGCCGCGCGATCGCCGCCCGCCGCACCGCCTCCACCTGCTCCAGCAGCGCCGGCGAGACCTGCTCGGCCAGCATCTCGCCCACCATCGCGCCCAGCCGGCGCACGTCGTCGCGCAGCAGCGCGTCGGTTTCGGCGAATTCCAGGTCCGCCCGCAGCCGGGCACGGTCGTTTGAAGTAGGCGTTGCGCTCATCGGCGCAAGGCTACACAACCCGGCGCCGCGTGCGCGCGATCAGTAGGCGAACTCGCGGAACACCCGGTCGATGTCGCCTCCCCACTCCCCATGGAACAGCGCCAGCTTGCGCTCGGCCGGGGTCTCGCCTGATTCGGCGAACTCGATCAGCGGTTCCAGGAACCGCACCTCGTTGCTGCCCTGGTCGTTGAGAGCGTTGCGGCGGGCGAGGCCGGCGGCGGAGATCTGCAGGGCGCTGATGGCCAGATCCTGGACCTTGCCGCCGCGGAACGGCAGGCCAAGCGCATGCTTGGGCACCCCGTCGCGCAGGGCGTTGCGCTCTTCCAGAGTGAAGTCCTTCACCAGGTCCCAGGCGGCGTCGAGCGCGGCATCGTCGTAGAGCAGTCCGACCCAGAACGCCGACAGCGCGCACAGCCGGTTCCACGGCCCGCCGTCGGCGCCGCGCATCTCCAGGAAGGTCTTGAGCCGCACCTCGGGGAAGGCGGTGGTCATGTGGTCGACCCAGTCCTTGAGCGTCGGCAGCTCGCCCGGCAGCGCCGGCAGCCGTCCCTCGAGGAAGTCGCGGAAGCTCTGCCCGCTGGCATCCACGTAGCGGTCGCCGCGCTGCACGAAGTACATCGGCACGTCGAGGATGTAGTCCACCCAGCGCTCATAGCCGAAACCGTCCTCAAAGACGAAGTCGAGCATGCCGGTGCGGTCCGGGTCGGTATCGGTCCAGATGTGCGAGCGGTAGCTGAGGAAGCCGTTGGGCCTGCCTTCGGTGAACGGCGAATCGGCGAACAGCGCCGTGGCCACCGGCTGCAGCGCCAGCGCCACCCGGAACTTCTTCACCATGTCCGCTTCGCTGGCGTAGTCCAGGTTGACCTGCACGGTGCAGGTGCGGGTCATCATGTCCAGGCCCAGGTCGCCGACCTTCGGCATGTAGGCCCGCATGATCGAGTAGCGGCCCTTGGGCATCCACGGCATGTCCTCGCGCCGCCACTTGGGCTGGAAGCCCATGCCCAGGAAGCCCAGCCGCAGCTCGTCGGCCACGGTCTTGAGCTCGAACAGGTGGTTGCCCACCTCGCTGCAGGTCTGGTGGATGTTCTCCAGCGGCGCGCCGGAAAGCTCCAGCTGGCCGGCCGGCTCCAGCGACACCGAGGCGCCGTTGCGCGAGAGGGCGATGGTGCGTCCGTTCTCCTGCACCTCGGTCCAGTCGTAGCGGGTCAGGCCCTTGAGCACGGCCTCGATGCCGCGCTCGCCGTCGAACGGCGGCGGCCGCAGGTCCTCCATCTGGAAGCCGAACTTCTCGTGCTCGGTGCCGATGCGCCAGGCGGCGCGCCCCTTCTCGCCGGACTCCGGCACCGCCACCAGCTGCTCGCGGCGGGTGATGGGTGCTGCCTCACCCGCCTTGCTGGAACTCGACATTGACACCGCTCCGGGAAAGGACATCGCCGCGGGCGCCATGCACGCCCCGGCCTCGGCATTTTAACGGGGCCGGCGCTGGCGCGGCGTTCCGGCGCTGGAACACGCCATGGCGGCGCTACCGGCCCGCCCCCCTATAGCTCCAGCCAGCCCCCGATCACCGCGCGCGCCTCGTCCACACCGGTCTTCTGCAGCGCGGAGAAAGTCTGCACGCTGACCCCGTCGCCATACCCGGCCTTGAGCTCCTTGCGCACGGCCTGCAGCACGTTGCCTGCCGCGCCGCGGCCGAGCTTGTCGGCCTTGGTCAGCAACGCATGCGCCGGCAGCCCGCGCGAGACCACATAGCCCAGCATCTGCCGGTCGTAGTCCTTGAGGGGGTGGCGGATGTCCATCACCACCACGAGGCCGCGCAGGGCTTCACGGGACTCGAAGTAGCCGGCGATGAAGGCCTGCCAGTGCGCCTGCAGCTCCCTGGGCACCTTGGCATATCCGTAGCCGGGCAGGTCCACCAGGTGCCGGTCTTCGTGCGGGTCCACCTGGAAAAACACCAGCTGCTGGGTGCGGCCCGGGGTCTTGGACACGCGCGCCAGCGCGTTCTGCTGGCAGATCGCGTTGAGGGCGCTGGACTTGCCGGCGTTGGAGCGGCCGGCGAAAGCAACTTCGAACCCCTGGTCGGGGGGAAGCTGGGCCGGGGTGTGGGCGGACAGGCGGTAGCGGGCGCGGGCGAGCGGATTGGTCATCGCGCTAGGATCGCACGCCGCGACGGCGCCCGCCGGTTTGACCGCACTTGTGCGCGCCGACGATAATCCGGCGTCCTGCCGGGCGCGCCGCGCCTGGCCATCGTGTTTCCGGAGCCCCGCAATGCGCCACGCTCGCGCTTTCGCCATCGCCGGTCTGGCCGTCCTGACG harbors:
- a CDS encoding glutathione S-transferase family protein, whose protein sequence is MHRSSAMAGSELVFHTNPMSRGRIVRWMLEELGVEYRTQVHEYGKDMKSPEYLAINPMGKVPAIEHRGVVVTEVAAICAYLADAFPEAGLAPALDDPLRGPYFRWLFFGAGPVEAAITANSLGQLPPADKAGMVGYGSYDQAMDVLEQAAASASPWLLGERFSAADVYVGSQVDFGLGFKSIPDRPAFNAWAQRLRGREAYRRARAKDDALMPKRD
- a CDS encoding MATE family efflux transporter, whose product is MSDDFTQGSIPRKLIVFALPILVANLLQGSMQLVNVLWVGNLLGSRALAAVTVAHAVLMLVLAFVLGLNNATLTIFAQLRGSGDASRTDAYLGAFAILLLGLSAVVGVGGWFASGWLLALLDTPPEVVDQARAFLRISFAGTVFLVGYNFIGTLLRAFGNSRTPLYFVVLATVLAGVLAPLLIEALGIGVAGAAWAMVLAQGAAFVYSLVYLARRPADYPFRPRVPGLAEFRTILELGIPSGVQMVVIYAGTAVILSLVNSFGGPVVAGFGAAQRLDSIVLLPAVALGVAVNAMAAQNIGAGRWDRVTQVTRAGVAWNVGIMAAISGVLLLWAGPLVAMFVREPESLAFGASYLRTIALFYPFIGLNFIFNGVVRSSGAMMQVLVLNIISLWVLRVPLAHWLANMHGEPGIALGIGISFLLSSLFSFGYYRWGGWRKKRLFRQAAARPAG
- a CDS encoding NAD(P)-dependent alcohol dehydrogenase, whose product is MTVKAWGAHAGDQPLVPLDITRRATGPEDVRIDIAYCGVCHSDLHQVRAEWAGTLFPCVPGHEIVGRVAEVGAGVTRFKPGDLVGVGCIVDSCRQCEECADGLENYCNGMVGTYNGATDDEPGHTLGGYAEAIVVDQRYVLRIRHPEDQLAAAAPLLCAGITTWSPLRHWKVGPGKRVGVVGIGGLGHMGIKLAHALGAHVVAFTTSEGKRDEARKLGAHEAVVSRNDEEMAAHRNSLDFILNTVAAPHDLDAYISLLRRDGTMALVGAPATPHPSPQVFNLIMKRRSLAGSLIGGIPETQEMLDFCAEHGIVADIEMIRAEQINEAYDRMLKGDVRYRFVIDNASLAG
- the yihA gene encoding ribosome biogenesis GTP-binding protein YihA/YsxC, whose protein sequence is MTNPLARARYRLSAHTPAQLPPDQGFEVAFAGRSNAGKSSALNAICQQNALARVSKTPGRTQQLVFFQVDPHEDRHLVDLPGYGYAKVPRELQAHWQAFIAGYFESREALRGLVVVMDIRHPLKDYDRQMLGYVVSRGLPAHALLTKADKLGRGAAGNVLQAVRKELKAGYGDGVSVQTFSALQKTGVDEARAVIGGWLEL
- a CDS encoding pyrimidine dimer DNA glycosylase/endonuclease V; this translates as MRIWSLHPRYLDPAGLVALWRETLLAKAVLRGATKGYRQHPQLERFKACPRPVEAIDAYLAEVHLEATGRGYRFDASKVGPVAAVEPIVVTEGQLSLEWRHLLTKLSARSPALFERWSGIDRPDCHPLFRRVPGPVAPWERAADVPSGGARSAD
- the ppc gene encoding phosphoenolpyruvate carboxylase, translated to MSATPTSNDRARLRADLEFAETDALLRDDVRRLGAMVGEMLAEQVSPALLEQVEAVRRAAIARREDDEPVDALAAELARVSPANADALVRAFSAWFGAINLAERVHRIRRRRDHQRSDDGPQPGGLEAVLAELHADGVTLDELQALLPRLWVEPVFTAHPTEAVRRVLLAKEQVIVERLVADIDRCRTPDERRSDESRIRQALATTWQTSEAPPRRPTVTDEVDHIGHYLGVLFRVLPAFYRVFGDAVEAAWGERIRLPNVLRFGTWVGGDMDGNPNVGAETIDAALAAQREQVLAQYRDELRALGRVLTQTRDRAGISGDVEERLAAYREAMPEAAAELPARREDMPYKQLLALMAARLQPDGQHAYATADEFIGDLELIEASLAANRGEHAGGQALQRVLRRARSFGFHMAALDLRQDSAAHDIAIGALLGEDAWGDKPLEERLAQLHALIGSPRPKVPDADAAAASLAVFRTVKSARARYGEDAFGPYIVSMSRSAADALAVLALARIAGCTEGEGDGEVPLDVAPLFETVDDLDAAAGVMRSLFEDPVYRRHLRARGDRQVVMLGYSDSAKDSGLLASRWALQRAQVDLMRLATEAGVRVVFFHGRGGSISRGGGKTERAIIAAPRGTVDGRLRVTEQGEVIHRKYGIRALALRNLEQMTGAVLRASLRPRPEEPRARAWRDIATGLAAHSRRAYRALVHEDPGFDAYFRAATPVDVIERLQISSRPSRRRDGGIANLRAIPWVFSWSQNRSGLTGWYGVGTALEQGIEEHGLDAMAEMARDWPFFSALLDDVEMLLAKSDLDIFERYSRLAGDAHEAFFPGIAEEFKRTRDTILAIKREDELLANDYRLRMSIRLRNPYVDPISLLQVELLRRWRAEGSRDDELLRALFATVNGIAAGVQNTG
- a CDS encoding glutamate--cysteine ligase, which encodes MSSSSKAGEAAPITRREQLVAVPESGEKGRAAWRIGTEHEKFGFQMEDLRPPPFDGERGIEAVLKGLTRYDWTEVQENGRTIALSRNGASVSLEPAGQLELSGAPLENIHQTCSEVGNHLFELKTVADELRLGFLGMGFQPKWRREDMPWMPKGRYSIMRAYMPKVGDLGLDMMTRTCTVQVNLDYASEADMVKKFRVALALQPVATALFADSPFTEGRPNGFLSYRSHIWTDTDPDRTGMLDFVFEDGFGYERWVDYILDVPMYFVQRGDRYVDASGQSFRDFLEGRLPALPGELPTLKDWVDHMTTAFPEVRLKTFLEMRGADGGPWNRLCALSAFWVGLLYDDAALDAAWDLVKDFTLEERNALRDGVPKHALGLPFRGGKVQDLAISALQISAAGLARRNALNDQGSNEVRFLEPLIEFAESGETPAERKLALFHGEWGGDIDRVFREFAY